A region from the Neomonachus schauinslandi chromosome 2, ASM220157v2, whole genome shotgun sequence genome encodes:
- the NKX2-6 gene encoding homeobox protein Nkx-2.6, whose protein sequence is MLLNPVTSTPFSVNDILRLEREQIGSESLQLRGARRSPESFQCLRMVPEPRKAEVPSTCRAGGGDSGRRQDESGSPGGPCETVTEMDAERVGEPQPGLSAAPPLHGGTRGPERCVGDIGIGARGDGTEQPKARQRRKPRVLFSQAQVLALERRFKQQRYLSAPEREHLAGALQLTPTQVKIWFQNRRYKCKRQRQDKSLELAGHPVAPRRVAVPVLVRDGKPCLGPGAPSFPGPYGVAAAPYSCYGGYAGAPFGAGYGGGYAGARPGPAPPAALARAGFAGGGPSASPQSHLPAPLQGVRAW, encoded by the exons ATGCTGCTGAACCCTGTCACCTCCACTCCCTTTTCGGTCAATGACATCCTGAGGCTGGAGCGAGAGCAGATTGGTTCCGAGTCCTTGCAACTCCGGGGTGCACGGAGGAGCCCTGAAAGCTTTCAGTGTCTGCGAATGGTCCCAGAACCGCGAAAGGCTGAGGTTCCCAGCACCTGCAGGGCCGGCGGCGGCGACAGCGGCAGAAGGCAGGACGAGTCGGGGTCTCCTGGTGGTCCCTGTGAGACGGTCACGGAGATGGACGCGGAACGGGTGGGGGAGCCAC AGCCGGGCCTCAGCGCAGCCCCGCCCCTCCACGGCGGGACCAGGGGGCCAGAGCGCTGCGTTGGCGACATTGGCATCGGCGCGCGCGGGGACGGCACCGAGCAGCCCAAGGCGCGGCAGCGGCGGAAGCCGCGCGTGCTCTTTTCGCAGGCGCAGGTGCTAGCGCTGGAGCGGCGCTTCAAGCAGCAGCGGTACCTGTCGGCGCCCGAGCGCGAGCACCTGGCCGGCGCGCTGCAGCTCACGCCTACGCAGGTCAAGATCTGGTTCCAGAACCGGCGCTACAAGTGCAAGAGACAGCGCCAGGACAAGTCCCTAGAACTGGCGGGCCACCCCGTAGCGCCGCGCCGCGTGGCGGTGCCCGTGCTTGTGCGGGATGGCAAGCCGTGCCTGGGCCCCGGCGCGCCGTCCTTTCCCGGCCCCTACGGCGTGGCCGCGGCGCCCTACTCCTGTTACGGCGGCTACGCGGGCGCTCCTTTCGGCGCCGGCTACGGCGGGGGCTACGCGGGTGCGCGCCCGGGTCCCGCGCCGCCCGCAGCTCTGGCCCGCGCCGGCTTCGCTGGGGGTGGCCCCAGCGCCAGCCCGCAGAGCCATCTGCCCGCCCCGCTGCAGGGTGTCAGGGCCTGGTGA